From Cotesia glomerata isolate CgM1 linkage group LG2, MPM_Cglom_v2.3, whole genome shotgun sequence, a single genomic window includes:
- the LOC123259952 gene encoding tetratricopeptide repeat protein 39B-like — MSDIDVEVDVDGEDEFLDAEDDETIPSPQALPSSEATSTATMDLETAIKDAKRATSFFFNNDFASAKKILEPWAHKSMYHSLGNSVFACLEAFLTFEQKHIEKAVDTLKICMNVCSKHRRHVTLTQNIGKMVKKTNYNLYTIEEIHAELCYAESLLLKAMLTFVEDETLVSFVKAGLKIRTCYLIYKECLTILTSRKWKNDIERVHFESGVHMGIGTFNLMISLLPGRIIKLLEFIGFSGDKINGLTELEKGYEDRRGLRQVLCAMTLLSYHLITSFVLSHRDGDLDWCDKALKNELHHYPDGVWFLFFKGRLEFMKANIENSIQWYEKSWKSQNIWPQFHHLCFWELMWAHCCQQDWDSALFYAQSLAEQSNWSRTIYLYQQAVLMIMKQQQNEKDQPQKVSSAADLEKISSLMTQVPTYKQRIAGKSLPMEKFVVKKSERYFSQNKTLVLPIFELMFVWNLFRIIGKRSDLIVDVYKIIEAEEKTLNQTQKQKYTADNLGLLLLIKGTCLRQMKLPLQAEDCLKRVIEMEKEIKEDCYLVPYAMVELAVLARDRNDNQGAVNLLEDAKKNYTGYSLESRLHFRIHAELMDLNNQTSNSITPTSAIVRSGSLKSSCSSAANSNTKIATTLNDDSRVLVTKFTKITELNS; from the exons atgtcTGATATAGATGTAGAAGTGGACGTGGATGGAGAAGATGAG TTTCTTGATGCTGAAGATGATGAAACGATTCCAAg cccGCAGGCTTTGCCGTCATCAGAAGCAACTAGCACCGCGACGATGGACTTAGAAACAGCAATCAAAGATGCTAAGCGGGcaacttcttttttttttaataatgattttgCGAGtgctaaaaaaatacttgaaccTTGGGCGCACAAGAGTATGTATCACTCCCTGGGAAATAGTGTATTTGCATGTCTTGAAGCTTTTCTAACTTTCGAACAG aAACATATAGAAAAGGCTGTGGatactttgaaaatttgtatgAATGTTTGCTCAAAGCACCGACGTCACGTAACACTTACCCAGAATATCGGGAAAATGGTGAAAAAAACCAACTACAACTTGTACACAATCG AGGAGATACATGCTGAACTATGCTATGCTGAGTCACTATTATTGAAGGCGATGCTTACATTTGTCGAAGATGAAACTCTTGTGAGTTTTGTCAAAGCCGGATTAAAAATACGTACATGCTACCTTATTTACAA AGAATGTTTGACAATTCTTACATCACGGAAATGGAAAAATGATATTGAACGGGTACACTTTGAAAGTGGTGTACATATGGGAATTGGTACTTTTAATTTG atgaTATCACTTTTACCAGGACGTATTATTAAACTATTAGAATTTATTGGATTTTCTGGTGACaag ATCAATGGATTAACGGAATTAGAAAAAGGATATGAAGATCGTAGAGGATTACGTCAAGTACTTTGTGCAATGACACTATTATCGTACCATCTAATAACGTCATTCGTACTAAGTCACCGCGATGGTGATCTCGACTGGTGTGATAAGGCATTAAAAAACGAATTGCACCATTATCCAGACGGTGTCTGGTTCTTGTTTTTCAAAGGTCGTCTCGAATTTATGAAAGCCAATATTGAAAATTCGATCCAGTGGTATGAAAAATCATGGAAAAGTCAAAATATATGGCCACAATTCCACCATTTATGTTTCTGGGAGCTCATGTGGGCACATTGCTGTCAACAAGACTGGGATTCGGCATTATTTTACGCCCAGTCGCTGGCTGAGCAGTCCAACTGGTCGCGTACTATTTATTTGTACCAGCAAGCTGTGCTGATGATAATGAAACAGCAGCAGAATGAAAAGGATCAGCCCCAAAAAGTTTCTTCCGCTGCCGACCTAGAAAAAATTAGTAGTTTGATGACCCAAGTACCTACATACAAACAAAGAATAGCTGGTAAATCATTGCCTATGGAGAAGTTTGTAGTTAAAAAATCCGAAAGgtatttttcacaaaataaaaCTCTGGTTCTTCCTATTTTTGAGTTGATGTTTGTGTGGAATTTATTCCGCATTATTGGAAAGCGTTCGGACCTAATAGTtgatgtttataaaataattgaagctGAAGAGAAAACTTTAAACCAAAC ACAAAAACAGAAATATACGGCCGATAATTTaggattattattactaataaaagGAACATGTTTACGTCAAATGAAACTTCCTCTACAAGCAGAAGATTGTTTGAAACGTGTTATTGAAATGGAAAAAGAAATTAAGGAAGATTGTTACCTAGTTCCTTACGCTATGGTTGAACTAGCGGTACTCGCGCGTGATAGAAATGATAATCAAGGAGCTGTCAATCTTTTAGAAGACgcaaa aaaaaattatacaggATATTCATTAGAGTCAAGATTGCATTTTAGAATTCATGCTGAATTGATGGATCTCAACAATCAAACCAGTAATTCAATAACGCCTACATCTGCTATCGTCAGATCCGGCAGTTTAAAATCTTCGTGCTCATCAGCAGCGAACTCTAACACTAAAATTGCTACGACATTAAATGATGACTCAAGagttttagtaacaaaattcaCCAAAATTACTGAATTAAATAGTTGA
- the LOC123259955 gene encoding uncharacterized protein YGR130C-like, translating to MVLDGLRGGGSGGRFPSTFSVIILFIVCFIVTCNWWSLSTENIELISQVDQLQEKLKTSIEERDKYQSIDDNLKERLNDAENKVAMMHVRLQNQNELKKQSDELSVSLSMCKSELDSLNKLDVTKTATLEALRLEKDRISTQILLKKQEIINLMADVNQTNTELDKLKKTCNSNKKNNENIKDLLPNNGDVSNELEENSLLNNEENTNKKLTNENTTLKAVNKMTELPDIVYNLIKNKTKKNDKIK from the exons ATGGTTTTAGATGGATTGAGAGGCGGTGGAAGCGGTGGAAGATTTCCATCAACATTTTCGgttattatactttttataGTCTGTTTTATTGTAACATGTAATTGGTGGAGCTTGTCAACTGAgaatattgaattaattagtcaAGTTGATCAATTACAAGAAAAACTTAAAACtag TATTGAAGAACGTGACAAGTATCAAAGTATTGATGATAATCTCAAAGAGCGCTTAAACGATGCTGAAAATAAAGTAGCGATGATGCATGTCCGTTTGCAGAATCAAAATGAGTTGAAGAAACAAAGCGATGAATTGAGTGTTTCACTTTCCATGTGCAAAAGTGAACTTGATTCGTTGAATAAACTGGATGTCACCAAAACGGCAACGTTAGAAGCACTGAGACTTGAAAAAGATCGGATTTCTAcgcaaattttattaaagaaacaAGAGATTATTAATCTCATGGCTGATGTCAATCAA aCTAATACTGAATTGGACAAATTAAAGAAAACTTGCAAcagcaacaaaaaaaataatgaaaatataaaagactTATTACCAAATAATGGTGATGTTTCAAATGAATTGGAAGAAAACTcactattaaataatgaagagaacaccaataaaaaattaacaaatgaaaatacaACACTCAAAGCGGTAAATAAAATGACTGAGTTACCAGATATTGtctacaatttaataaaaaataaaactaaaaaaaatgataaaattaaataa
- the LOC123259954 gene encoding GTP-binding protein Rit1 has protein sequence MNICGDLNKLNHNDDYKKNESTSNNQQHQNGGADDKRQDLPLSTDVIQLNTRCVQPRIYKIVVLGDGGVGKSAVTLQFVTHSFLEYHDPTIEDSYRQQAVIDGEAALLDILDTAGQIEFTAMRDQYMRCGEGFMICYSVTDRHSFQEVPEYRKLISRVRVNEEYIPLVLVGNKFDLQSQRKVTTEEGKVLANQLGCPFFETSAALRQFIDDAFYSLVIQIRLKERNQDNDSTTRAQKKHSSSHSRWRRLRSIFAFIFRRKNRNIQKP, from the exons ATGAACATATGTGGAGACTTGAACAAATTGAATCACAATGacgactataaaaaaaatgaatcaacAAGTAATAATCAGCAGCACCAGAATGGAGGAGCTGATGATAAAAGACAGGATTTACCACTTTCTACGGATGTCATTCAGCTTAATACACGTTGTGTGCAGCctagaatttataaaattgttgtaCTTGGGGATGGAGGCGTTGGAAAATCAG CTGTCACACTTCAATTTGTAACCCACAGTTTTCTTGAGTATCATGATCCAACTATTG AGGACTCATACAGACAACAAGCAGTTATTGACGGTGAGGCAGCTCTTTTAGATATTTTAGATACTGCTGGACAG attgaatttacagcTATGAGGGATCAATATATGAGATGTGGTGAAGGTTTTATGATATGTTATTCAGTAACAGATAGACATAGTTTCCAAGAAGTACCTGAATATCGTAAATTAATATCACGTGTACGTGTTAATGAAGAATATATTCCTTTAGTATTGGTTggtaataaatttgatttacaATCACAACGCAAG gtaACAACTGAAGAAGGTAAAGTATTAGCAAATCAATTGGGATGTCCATTTTTTGAGACATCCGCTGCACTTCGACAATTTATAGACGATGCTTTTTATTCTCTCGTAATACAAATACGCTTAAAAGAGCGTAATCAAGACAATGACAGTACAACGCGTGCACAAAAGAAACATTCGTCGTCACACAGCCGATGGAGGAGACTGCGTTCCATTTTTGCTTTCATTTTCCGTAggaaaaatagaaatatacaaaaaccataa
- the LOC123259953 gene encoding BLOC-1-related complex subunit 6 isoform X1, translating to MESIAGKIEEANGQSQKNQKLNSSGVTADYDHDRPQEMTASYSEISFDSQQSSPPVSELRSLVLGDDDDDIDDDNDIPGLPDHLDDDFKANYDSATPHDRPAKLKLKEPTKPFTQSDYRKAMGYLRLEAGTVMQDGDMVLFVAEDLENKIKLSSPITSSTSSKKSGELSFSGSSRSSTPCLYRQALNPQLPLPADHNVLNELELEARKIATSVDSLTENLAAILHSASAVTVDCLESYRDAVCKTCDGVDHNIKSMYQLMAKSEELSKSMGSIYKLADQIKTIKRLLDLFEGAINF from the exons atggAGTCAATAGCAGGAAAAATTGAAGAAGCAAATGGGCAATCAcagaaaaatcaaaagttaaaTTCCTCTGGAGTGACAGCTGATTATGATCATGATCGA CCGCAAGAAATGACAGCTTCGTATTCGGAAATATCTTTTGATTCCCAGCAATCATCACCGCCTGTTTCTGAACTACGGTCGCTAGTTCTTGGTGATGATGACGATGATATTGATGATGACAATGACATTCCTGGATTGCCGGATCATTTGGATGACGATTTTAAAGCTAACTATGATTCAGCTACTCCCCATGATAGACCGgctaaactaaaattaaaag aaccAACGAAACCATTTACTCAATCAGACTATCGTAAGGCGATGGGTTACCTCAGACTCGAAGCAGGAACTGTAATGCAAGACGGTGACATGGTTTTATTCGTCGCTGAAGATttagaaaacaaaataaaattatcaagtcCAATTACCTCGAGTACTAGCAGTAAAAAGAGCGGAGAGTTATCATTTTCAGGTTCATCTCGTAGTTCTACGCCCTGCCTTTATAGACAAGCATTGAATCCTCAGTTGCCTTTACCAGCAGATCACAATGTTTTAAATGAGTTAGAACTAGAGGCTAGAAAAATAGCGACTTCTGTTGATTCATTGACTGAAAATTTAGCTGCTATTTTGCACAGT GCTTCTGCAGTTACTGTCGATTGTTTGGAATCATACAGAGATGCAGTTTGTAAAACCTGTGATGGAGTAGAtcataatattaaatcaatgTACCAGTTAATGGCAAAATCTGAAGAATTATCGAAATCGATGGGTTCTATCTACAAATTGGCCGATCAAAT AAAAACAATTAAACGACTACTAGACTTATTCGAAGGAGCtattaacttttga
- the LOC123259953 gene encoding BLOC-1-related complex subunit 6 isoform X2 translates to MTASYSEISFDSQQSSPPVSELRSLVLGDDDDDIDDDNDIPGLPDHLDDDFKANYDSATPHDRPAKLKLKEPTKPFTQSDYRKAMGYLRLEAGTVMQDGDMVLFVAEDLENKIKLSSPITSSTSSKKSGELSFSGSSRSSTPCLYRQALNPQLPLPADHNVLNELELEARKIATSVDSLTENLAAILHSASAVTVDCLESYRDAVCKTCDGVDHNIKSMYQLMAKSEELSKSMGSIYKLADQIKTIKRLLDLFEGAINF, encoded by the exons ATGACAGCTTCGTATTCGGAAATATCTTTTGATTCCCAGCAATCATCACCGCCTGTTTCTGAACTACGGTCGCTAGTTCTTGGTGATGATGACGATGATATTGATGATGACAATGACATTCCTGGATTGCCGGATCATTTGGATGACGATTTTAAAGCTAACTATGATTCAGCTACTCCCCATGATAGACCGgctaaactaaaattaaaag aaccAACGAAACCATTTACTCAATCAGACTATCGTAAGGCGATGGGTTACCTCAGACTCGAAGCAGGAACTGTAATGCAAGACGGTGACATGGTTTTATTCGTCGCTGAAGATttagaaaacaaaataaaattatcaagtcCAATTACCTCGAGTACTAGCAGTAAAAAGAGCGGAGAGTTATCATTTTCAGGTTCATCTCGTAGTTCTACGCCCTGCCTTTATAGACAAGCATTGAATCCTCAGTTGCCTTTACCAGCAGATCACAATGTTTTAAATGAGTTAGAACTAGAGGCTAGAAAAATAGCGACTTCTGTTGATTCATTGACTGAAAATTTAGCTGCTATTTTGCACAGT GCTTCTGCAGTTACTGTCGATTGTTTGGAATCATACAGAGATGCAGTTTGTAAAACCTGTGATGGAGTAGAtcataatattaaatcaatgTACCAGTTAATGGCAAAATCTGAAGAATTATCGAAATCGATGGGTTCTATCTACAAATTGGCCGATCAAAT AAAAACAATTAAACGACTACTAGACTTATTCGAAGGAGCtattaacttttga